A single genomic interval of Flectobacillus major DSM 103 harbors:
- a CDS encoding NUDIX hydrolase: protein MLAKYNHNTRILVALDCIVFGFDGEELKLLLIKRNFQPQLGKWSLMGGFLNEDEDLEVAANRILYDLTGLKDIYFEEIKTFGKIDRDPVERTVSVCFFALINIHAHSQDAAKAQNAFWINLKNRPDLIFDHGEMVDLALERLRYRAALHPIGFELLPEKFTIPQLQKLYEAIYDTPLDRRNFSRKILSTKLLLDTGEKNENSATKKAILYRLDQEKYQKQFNAFHYFVSDIKF from the coding sequence ATGTTAGCAAAGTATAATCACAATACACGTATATTAGTCGCTCTTGACTGTATTGTTTTTGGTTTCGATGGCGAAGAGTTGAAGTTATTATTAATCAAAAGGAATTTTCAGCCACAGCTTGGCAAATGGTCGCTGATGGGTGGTTTTTTAAATGAAGATGAAGACTTAGAAGTAGCAGCCAACCGTATTTTGTACGATTTGACGGGCTTAAAAGATATTTATTTTGAAGAAATCAAAACATTTGGTAAAATAGACCGTGACCCTGTAGAAAGAACCGTTTCCGTATGTTTTTTTGCTTTGATTAATATTCACGCTCATAGTCAGGATGCTGCTAAAGCTCAAAACGCTTTTTGGATTAACCTCAAAAATAGACCAGATTTGATTTTTGACCACGGCGAAATGGTTGATTTGGCTTTAGAAAGACTTCGCTACAGAGCTGCATTGCACCCGATTGGATTTGAGCTTTTGCCCGAAAAATTTACGATTCCTCAATTACAAAAATTGTACGAGGCTATCTATGATACGCCACTCGATAGACGTAATTTTAGTCGTAAAATTTTATCAACCAAGTTATTGTTAGATACAGGTGAAAAAAACGAAAATTCGGCCACAAAAAAAGCTATTTTGTACCGCTTAGACCAAGAGAAATACCAAAAACAATTTAATGCCTTCCATTATTTTGTTTCTGATATAAAATTTTAG
- a CDS encoding ribulokinase, with product MENKYVIGVDYGTDSVRALVVNTQTGETLGTAVHYYARWKEGLFCDPSISQFRQHPLDYLEGLENSIKGALVGLSNEVKQNVVGISVDTTGSTPVAVDENGTPLALLPEFAENPNGMFILWKDHTANAEAEEINTLAHHWDTDFTKYVGGIYSSEWFWAKILRTLRVDEQVREKAFSWVEHCDWVSAVLTGNTNPLALHRSRCAAGHKALWHDEFEGLPSEEFLQKLDPLLSGLRNRLFKDTYTADHAMGTISAEWAEKLGISTNTIIGVGAFDCHMGAVGADIQPYSLCKVIGTSTCDMLVAPNEEIGHLLIRGICGQVDGSIVPGMLGMEAGQSAFGDIYAWFQKVIVSPVRALLGHEAAEKLSNELIPYLSEQASLLPIKESDIVAIDWLNGRRTPDAKHTLKGGIVGLNLGSDAIKIFKALVEATAFGARAISDRFQQEGVPIKEVIAIGGVAKKSPFVMQTLADVLNMPIKVASSDQACALGAAICAAVAAGIYPDFASAQKVMASGFDATYTPRPEVVPVYEILYQKYIRLGNFIEN from the coding sequence ATGGAAAATAAGTATGTAATCGGTGTAGATTACGGAACTGATTCAGTAAGAGCATTAGTTGTAAACACTCAAACAGGAGAAACGCTTGGCACAGCCGTTCATTATTATGCCCGTTGGAAAGAAGGTCTTTTTTGTGACCCTTCCATTTCTCAGTTTAGGCAACACCCCCTCGACTACCTAGAAGGACTCGAAAACTCAATCAAAGGAGCATTAGTTGGATTGAGCAACGAAGTAAAACAAAATGTAGTGGGGATTTCGGTAGATACCACTGGCTCAACGCCTGTTGCTGTCGATGAAAACGGTACTCCGCTAGCTCTTTTGCCAGAGTTTGCAGAAAATCCGAACGGCATGTTTATTCTTTGGAAAGACCATACTGCCAACGCCGAAGCCGAAGAAATCAATACATTGGCTCATCATTGGGATACCGATTTTACCAAATATGTAGGTGGGATTTATTCGTCTGAATGGTTTTGGGCAAAAATTCTTCGTACTCTTCGTGTAGATGAGCAAGTAAGAGAAAAGGCGTTTTCTTGGGTTGAACATTGCGACTGGGTATCGGCAGTGTTGACGGGCAATACCAATCCATTGGCACTTCACAGAAGTCGCTGTGCGGCAGGTCATAAAGCCCTTTGGCACGACGAATTTGAAGGTCTTCCTTCAGAAGAGTTTTTACAAAAACTTGACCCACTTTTATCAGGGCTTCGCAATCGCCTTTTCAAAGATACCTACACTGCCGACCATGCAATGGGTACTATTTCGGCTGAATGGGCCGAAAAACTGGGTATTTCTACCAATACTATAATTGGGGTCGGAGCATTTGACTGCCACATGGGAGCCGTTGGAGCAGATATTCAGCCTTATTCGTTGTGTAAAGTAATTGGTACTTCTACTTGCGATATGCTTGTAGCACCCAACGAAGAAATCGGACATTTATTAATTCGTGGTATTTGTGGACAAGTAGACGGTTCTATTGTGCCGGGTATGCTGGGTATGGAAGCTGGACAATCAGCTTTTGGTGATATTTACGCATGGTTTCAGAAGGTGATAGTATCGCCTGTAAGAGCTTTATTAGGCCATGAAGCTGCCGAAAAATTGAGTAATGAATTGATTCCTTATTTGTCAGAACAGGCTTCTTTGCTGCCTATAAAAGAAAGCGATATTGTAGCGATTGACTGGCTCAATGGCCGTCGTACTCCCGATGCTAAGCATACTTTAAAAGGGGGTATAGTGGGGCTTAATTTGGGTAGCGATGCTATCAAAATTTTCAAAGCTTTGGTAGAAGCTACTGCTTTTGGAGCAAGAGCTATTTCTGACCGTTTCCAACAAGAAGGTGTACCTATCAAAGAGGTAATTGCTATTGGTGGGGTAGCCAAAAAATCGCCATTTGTTATGCAAACCCTTGCCGATGTGCTGAATATGCCTATCAAAGTAGCTAGTTCAGACCAAGCTTGTGCATTGGGTGCGGCCATTTGTGCAGCGGTAGCAGCGGGTATTTATCCAGATTTTGCTTCGGCACAAAAAGTAATGGCTTCGGGTTTTGATGCTACTTATACACCACGTCCCGAGGTAGTTCCAGTATACGAAATATTGTATCAAAAATATATTCGTTTAGGTAATTTTATCGAAAACTAG